From the genome of Dehalobacter sp. 12DCB1, one region includes:
- the murB gene encoding UDP-N-acetylmuramate dehydrogenase, protein MYLPNIKGRIEKDYSLKKLNTWKVGGMTKLAVWPRDIEELVSVIESCRKNNTPFLLLGRGSNVLLPDHGFKGVVIVVTAMDSIRWHGEEVTAEAGYSLMRLAREAGDSGLSGLEFACGIPGTLGAAAVINAGAYGGRMGDLVKKVKVLTPEGNIEVLPKDQITFGYRSSSLLEKKCIVLECTLSLHPGDQSVIQAQMQGLMAKRKEHQPLDYPNAGSVFRNPAGDSAGRLIEQAGWKGRRLGDAQVSERHANFIVNRGNASSTDILTLIQLIQKDVSEKFDIQLETEIRVI, encoded by the coding sequence ATGTACTTACCGAACATAAAGGGTAGAATTGAAAAAGATTATTCTTTAAAAAAGCTGAATACCTGGAAAGTCGGCGGTATGACCAAACTTGCTGTCTGGCCTAGGGACATTGAGGAACTGGTCTCTGTGATTGAATCGTGCAGAAAGAACAACACACCATTTCTGCTTCTGGGCCGGGGTTCAAATGTATTGCTGCCGGATCACGGATTCAAGGGTGTGGTGATTGTTGTTACAGCCATGGACAGCATTCGTTGGCATGGTGAAGAAGTCACGGCCGAAGCAGGTTATTCGCTGATGCGTCTGGCCCGGGAGGCAGGAGATAGCGGCCTTAGCGGGCTCGAGTTTGCCTGTGGTATACCAGGGACACTCGGTGCAGCAGCAGTCATTAATGCCGGTGCTTATGGTGGAAGAATGGGTGATTTGGTTAAGAAAGTCAAAGTGCTGACGCCTGAGGGGAACATTGAAGTCTTGCCGAAGGACCAGATTACTTTTGGATATCGCAGCAGTTCCCTTTTAGAAAAGAAATGCATTGTCCTAGAATGTACGCTGTCCCTCCATCCGGGGGATCAGTCCGTGATTCAAGCTCAGATGCAGGGTCTTATGGCCAAAAGGAAAGAACATCAGCCACTAGATTATCCCAACGCAGGAAGTGTATTTCGCAATCCTGCCGGAGACTCCGCGGGAAGGCTAATCGAACAGGCAGGGTGGAAAGGACGTCGCCTTGGGGATGCTCAGGTATCTGAGAGACATGCCAATTTCATTGTGAATAGAGGGAACGCCTCATCCACTGACATTTTAACACTTATCCAACTAATTCAAAAAGATGTATCCGAAAAATTTGATATACAACTCGAAACAGAAATACGCGTCATTTAA
- the murG gene encoding undecaprenyldiphospho-muramoylpentapeptide beta-N-acetylglucosaminyltransferase — MRVIVTGGGTGGHIYPAMAIAKALQERLNDIRILYVGTRSGMEAKLAPENGLEFLGISGQGMPRQLSTEILKAAGTNVRALWETKKILKEFSPDLVVGTGGYVSGPVVLTAAFFGIPTVLHEQNAFPGKTNKILARMAKRILLTFPESEKYLGVKDKLQVVGLPVREEIGKIDRRAGAKAFGLDPSKKTILVTGGSRGALSINQALTGLLPKLAEYPDIQLIWATGTATHDTILQELETRNIDWQREQWRILAYAEHMPEALACSDLCICRAGASTLAEISAAGKAGILIPYPYAAENHQEYNARAFENKGAACVILDKELNAEILWDNVQKVLLNSFKLEEMAARAKEAFAPGALDRIINLCLQTAWR; from the coding sequence TTGCGGGTTATTGTAACCGGAGGCGGTACAGGCGGGCATATTTATCCTGCAATGGCAATTGCCAAAGCGCTGCAGGAGCGGCTGAATGATATCCGCATCCTGTACGTTGGAACAAGAAGCGGTATGGAAGCGAAGTTGGCTCCGGAAAACGGTCTCGAATTCCTTGGAATATCCGGTCAAGGGATGCCGCGGCAGTTAAGTACCGAAATATTGAAAGCAGCCGGCACGAACGTTCGGGCCTTATGGGAAACGAAAAAGATCTTGAAAGAATTTAGTCCGGATCTGGTTGTAGGGACCGGCGGCTATGTATCTGGCCCGGTCGTCCTGACAGCTGCCTTTTTTGGTATCCCGACCGTTTTACATGAACAGAACGCTTTTCCGGGCAAGACCAATAAAATATTGGCCAGAATGGCCAAACGTATTTTACTGACTTTTCCGGAAAGTGAAAAATATTTGGGGGTAAAAGACAAGCTTCAGGTTGTAGGCCTGCCGGTCAGAGAAGAAATTGGCAAGATTGACCGCAGAGCCGGAGCCAAGGCCTTTGGTCTTGATCCCAGCAAGAAAACAATTTTGGTCACCGGCGGCAGCAGAGGTGCACTGAGCATCAACCAGGCGCTGACCGGGCTCCTGCCAAAACTGGCCGAATACCCGGATATCCAGTTGATCTGGGCAACCGGGACAGCGACGCATGATACGATTTTGCAGGAGCTTGAAACGCGTAATATTGACTGGCAAAGAGAACAATGGAGAATCTTAGCCTACGCTGAGCATATGCCCGAAGCTCTTGCCTGCTCCGATCTGTGCATCTGCCGGGCTGGGGCATCCACGCTGGCAGAAATCTCGGCTGCAGGGAAGGCCGGTATCCTGATCCCGTATCCGTATGCGGCTGAAAATCACCAGGAATATAACGCCAGGGCTTTTGAAAATAAGGGAGCAGCCTGTGTTATTTTAGATAAGGAACTGAATGCGGAGATTCTGTGGGATAATGTTCAAAAAGTGTTGCTGAATTCGTTTAAACTAGAAGAAATGGCCGCGCGGGCCAAAGAGGCATTTGCGCCTGGAGCTTTAGACCGCATTATCAATCTCTGCCTGCAGACTGCTTGGAGATAA
- the ftsW gene encoding putative lipid II flippase FtsW: MRKFLKVDPVLLGVILILLLIGIIMTYSSSAVKGYLYYEDPYHYFKADLLWVALGLAAMGVTVMIDIAFLHKWAKPILYAALFLLILVKIPGIGRTVNGATRWIGLGPMSIQPSEVAKLAMVLTMARFLAVNPYRIKSFRKGIIPSLALLGVVCALIMLQPDLGTTLVIAATVFFMLLAAGARMWHMAGLGLAGLAMVVAAIAAAPYRMRRIFAFLDPWADPSGKGYQTIQSLLALGPGGLFGLGLGQSRQKFLYLPENHTDFIFAMVGEELGFVGASLVVLLFFLFIWRGFRTAMLAPEPFLGLMAVGLTSLIGIQAMINMGVVSGVLPVTGITLPFLSYGGTSLLFTMIGAGLLLNISAAAGRSEEVF, translated from the coding sequence ATCCGAAAATTCCTAAAGGTCGACCCGGTTCTACTAGGTGTGATTCTTATATTGCTGCTGATCGGGATCATCATGACCTATAGTTCCAGTGCTGTGAAAGGCTACCTGTACTATGAGGATCCTTATCACTATTTTAAAGCGGACCTGCTGTGGGTAGCTCTGGGGCTTGCGGCCATGGGTGTCACCGTCATGATTGATATCGCGTTTTTGCATAAATGGGCGAAACCTATTTTATACGCAGCTTTGTTTCTGCTGATCCTGGTTAAGATCCCGGGAATCGGCAGGACAGTGAATGGTGCAACCCGCTGGATTGGACTTGGTCCGATGTCCATCCAGCCTTCCGAAGTGGCGAAACTGGCCATGGTACTGACTATGGCGAGGTTCCTTGCCGTAAATCCTTATCGGATCAAGTCATTCCGTAAGGGCATCATCCCTTCTCTGGCCTTGCTGGGTGTGGTCTGTGCCCTGATTATGCTGCAGCCTGATCTCGGTACAACGTTGGTAATTGCTGCAACGGTTTTCTTTATGCTTCTGGCCGCAGGGGCCAGAATGTGGCACATGGCAGGTCTTGGTCTGGCCGGGCTGGCGATGGTGGTTGCCGCGATCGCAGCTGCTCCGTACAGAATGCGTAGGATCTTTGCTTTCCTTGATCCGTGGGCTGATCCTTCAGGTAAGGGTTATCAGACGATCCAGTCGCTCCTGGCACTTGGGCCTGGCGGATTATTCGGACTGGGACTCGGTCAAAGCAGACAAAAATTTCTTTATCTGCCTGAGAACCATACAGATTTTATTTTTGCCATGGTTGGAGAAGAGCTTGGTTTTGTCGGTGCCTCACTCGTTGTTCTGCTCTTTTTCCTTTTCATCTGGCGCGGCTTCCGGACAGCGATGCTGGCACCGGAACCATTTCTTGGCTTGATGGCTGTGGGTTTGACATCCCTGATCGGGATTCAGGCCATGATCAATATGGGTGTGGTATCGGGCGTTTTGCCGGTAACGGGAATCACCTTGCCATTCCTAAGCTATGGGGGTACATCACTTTTATTTACAATGATCGGGGCCGGGCTGCTCTTGAATATTTCTGCGGCTGCGGGCAGATCTGAGGAGGTCTTTTAA